Proteins from a single region of Argopecten irradians isolate NY chromosome 7, Ai_NY, whole genome shotgun sequence:
- the LOC138328436 gene encoding uncharacterized protein: MTVFSLKVGGCPKFRYYIPCTNFFTTVKNTHKNCLILAITVSVCIIVLIRRYETSSFNTSRTQDSHRDFFPSNNPIPETSILQTLDVTNVSSLYFRYVNSLQVFCPVKKVYGGVKFGWYTCDVVRMGNPCVAYMIGEQVTGDFFKEVKEDYNCEENVIKKS; the protein is encoded by the exons ATGACCGTGTTCTCATTGAAGGTTGGCGGCTGTCCTAAATTCAG ATACTACATTCCTTGTACAAATTTTTTTACAACTGTGAAAAACACCCACAAGAACTGTCTCATTTTAGCTATAACAGTGTCAGTATGCATTATTGTGTTAATTCGACGGTACGAGACCAGCTCATTCAACACATCGAGGACCCAAGACTCACACAGGGACTTCTTTCCCAGTAAC AACCCTATTCCGGAAACAAGTATCCTCCAGACGTTAGATGTTACAAACGTATCAAGCCTTTATTTCAG ATATGTAAACTCACTTCAAGTGTTTTGTCCGGTGAAGAAGGTTTATGGCGGCGTGAAGTTTGGTTGGTACACATGCGACGTTGTCAGGATGGGCAACCCATGCGTGGCCTATATGATAGG TGAGCAGGTAACTGGTGATTTCTTTAAAGAAGTGAAAGAAGACTACAATTGTGAGGAAAACGTGATCAAGAAAAGTTAG